The Candidatus Cloacimonadota bacterium genome includes a window with the following:
- the smpB gene encoding SsrA-binding protein SmpB: MEFKNKKAIRNYHIERTFEAGIVLTGNEIKSIRAGKVNFIDSFAKIVDGEVWLESLHISQYKKGFYQKYDPRRPRKLLLKKYEIKRMQKNIEEKGYTLIPTRIYINEKALAKVEIAIAKGKREYEKRDKIQKYEAHKEMSKYL, from the coding sequence ATGGAGTTTAAAAATAAAAAAGCTATTCGAAATTATCATATTGAAAGAACTTTCGAAGCGGGAATTGTCCTTACCGGTAATGAAATCAAATCAATTAGAGCCGGGAAAGTAAATTTCATTGATAGCTTTGCAAAAATCGTTGATGGAGAAGTATGGCTGGAAAGTCTGCATATCAGCCAATATAAAAAAGGATTTTATCAAAAATACGACCCTCGCCGACCACGAAAATTGTTGTTGAAAAAATATGAGATCAAACGGATGCAAAAGAACATTGAAGAGAAAGGATACACGCTAATTCCAACCAGAATTTACATTAACGAAAAGGCACTTGCAAAAGTTGAAATAGCTATTGCTAAGGGTAAACGAGAATATGAAAAACGCGATAAAATCCAAAAATATGAAGCCCATAAAGAGATGAGTAAATATTTATGA
- a CDS encoding ABC transporter ATP-binding protein, whose amino-acid sequence MVIKIENIKKIYDTGKIQVTALRGVNISIKRGSYTAIMGPSGSGKSTLLHILGCLDTPTEGTYHLDAEMVSSLKSNKLAEIRNRKIGFVFQTFNLLPNLNILANVELPLIYSGIHKRKRIKRSKRVLEQVGLGHRLKHKPNELSGGERQRTAIARALVNNPAIILADEPTGNLDSTSGHGIMSIFNDLHSQGHTIIVVTHDSYVAEVTDNIINIADGRIQ is encoded by the coding sequence ATGGTTATTAAAATTGAAAATATAAAAAAGATATATGATACTGGAAAGATCCAAGTTACCGCCTTAAGGGGAGTGAATATCTCAATCAAACGAGGAAGTTATACCGCAATAATGGGACCTTCCGGATCGGGTAAATCTACCCTTTTGCATATTCTTGGCTGTCTTGATACACCTACGGAAGGAACCTACCATCTTGATGCGGAAATGGTAAGCAGTCTCAAATCAAATAAGTTAGCTGAAATAAGAAATCGTAAGATTGGATTTGTTTTTCAGACATTTAATTTGCTGCCAAATCTGAATATTCTGGCAAATGTAGAACTTCCATTGATTTATTCTGGAATACATAAAAGAAAACGGATTAAACGTTCCAAACGAGTGCTGGAACAGGTTGGGCTTGGGCATCGTCTAAAGCATAAACCGAATGAACTGTCCGGTGGTGAACGTCAGCGAACTGCTATTGCACGTGCTTTGGTCAATAATCCGGCAATAATCCTCGCGGATGAACCTACGGGAAATTTGGATAGCACTTCCGGGCATGGGATCATGAGCATATTTAACGATCTGCATTCCCAGGGACATACCATAATTGTTGTTACTCACGATAGTTATGTTGCAGAAGTAACTGATAATATCATAAATATTGCAGATGGTAGAATTCAATAA
- a CDS encoding ABC transporter permease, producing the protein MNIAYNIKLGVSDMIHNIGRTIITMIGVILGALTIIVVSSLVQGGREKSLQFMEERGGALKLSIHPQWSFDLNKRSEAYQQRLTLEDMKKLRRYFPELQAFSPTISKWNRLKFEGKYTHARTLGVYPEYQEAEEFYIGEGRFISNFDIREAKKVIVIGTLIKERLFGEKPAIGKKINLNGTKFHIIGIMEKKEMYFGAMGENALSWMNRRCFVPLTTMTKKMYYDEPLSSINFRVSSVDKVTPTQQKISQFLLALRDGNQVFEVRANNDRMEDIKKQTQKTLFVVIIIFIFNLLVSGIVIANISLASIKERLREIGVRMAVGAKRRDILIQFLVQTLLVSLLGGIVGILLGLSLLSVLGNFLKSPTATNLAMIEIALGLSVGVGFISGIVPAINASRLDPVEILRYE; encoded by the coding sequence ATGAATATTGCCTATAATATAAAACTCGGCGTTTCCGATATGATTCACAACATCGGAAGAACCATTATCACGATGATTGGAGTGATTCTCGGTGCATTGACGATTATCGTAGTTTCTTCACTTGTTCAAGGTGGCAGAGAGAAGTCCTTACAATTCATGGAGGAAAGAGGAGGGGCATTAAAATTGTCTATTCACCCGCAATGGAGCTTTGACCTGAATAAACGCAGTGAAGCGTATCAGCAACGTTTAACTTTGGAAGATATGAAAAAATTGCGAAGATATTTTCCCGAACTTCAGGCTTTTAGTCCCACAATTTCAAAGTGGAACAGGCTAAAATTTGAAGGAAAATACACACACGCTCGAACACTCGGAGTATATCCCGAATATCAAGAGGCTGAGGAATTTTATATCGGCGAAGGAAGATTTATCTCGAATTTCGATATTCGTGAAGCAAAAAAAGTGATTGTTATCGGAACCCTGATCAAAGAAAGATTGTTTGGGGAAAAACCGGCAATTGGGAAAAAGATAAATCTAAACGGGACAAAATTTCATATTATCGGAATAATGGAGAAGAAAGAGATGTATTTCGGTGCAATGGGTGAGAACGCTTTGTCTTGGATGAATCGTCGCTGTTTTGTTCCCCTTACAACCATGACAAAGAAAATGTATTATGACGAACCTTTAAGTTCCATTAATTTTAGAGTTTCATCGGTTGATAAAGTAACTCCCACCCAGCAAAAGATTTCCCAGTTTTTGCTTGCACTTCGGGATGGTAATCAGGTTTTTGAAGTTCGTGCTAATAATGACAGGATGGAAGATATTAAGAAGCAGACGCAAAAAACACTTTTTGTCGTGATCATTATTTTCATTTTCAATCTTCTCGTCAGTGGAATTGTGATTGCGAATATCAGCCTTGCTTCTATAAAAGAGCGTTTGCGTGAAATTGGTGTACGTATGGCTGTTGGTGCAAAAAGGCGTGATATTTTGATCCAATTTCTTGTGCAAACTTTATTAGTTAGCTTACTCGGCGGTATTGTTGGAATCCTTTTGGGATTATCACTTTTAAGTGTTCTCGGCAACTTTTTAAAATCTCCAACTGCCACAAATTTGGCGATGATAGAAATTGCTCTCGGATTATCAGTCGGGGTTGGTTTTATTTCCGGAATCGTTCCG